Part of the Kushneria marisflavi genome, GAAATAACTGATATCCAGCGTTGGTAAAATCTGGGAGGGAGTTTTTAGCCGTCCGCCCAACGGGGTTGTTTCGCTGCTTTCATTGACCGGAATAACGCCGGTGGCCTTTAAACGTATCAGCCAGTCACCCTGTTTCAAGCCACTCTGGGAGGGCGTTGTACCATATGCCGCTGCATACGCGGCATGGGGTAGCGCACAGGACACAACGACTGCAAAAAGGATAAACAGCGTTTTTAAATGTCCTGAAACCGGGTACATGGTGAAAAATCCTAAATATGTTGGTCAGCCTGTCAGCTGGAATACCGGATAGCTGCAACCAAATAGATGCCTCAGTTTCATGAGGAGTTGTGGTAGTAACGGCGCTTCACTGGTCGGCCTTTAACACGATGTAACGATTGTGGGGATATGCAAATACTATCAATGAGAGGCCGGCTCATTGGGATAGGGACTGGAGGGGCATGCTTGATATTTAAGACGGCGCCGGCCCGAAGGATGAAAAAGCAATAATGGATGAGAATTAAGAGCGATCTGTTGGCTGGCTTGAACAATGGTGCTTAACGCAGTAGTGCAAGCACGCTATCAAGTTGCTGGTTGGCTTGTGTCAGTACGGCCATGCCCGCCTGCTGGGTGATCTGAGCTCGGCTCATGTTGGAGACTTCCACTGCGTAATCAGCGTCCATGATGCGTGAGCGAGCATCCCTCAAGGCGCTGACGGTATTTCCCTGCTGATCGATAATCGCATTCATGCGGTTTTGTGTGGCACCCAACGTACTGCGCTTGTCGTCAACGCGGGCAATGGCACGGTCCAGTGCAGCAAGCGGGTCATCCGGAGTCCTGAGGCGAATTTCGGGATTGATTTCGGTCAGTTCGACCGTACTGTGTGTATTGGGTACATCCGTGCTGGCTTGAATGTTCATTCGGTAATAGATGATCAGATCACCACTGCCGGTACGTGTCTTGAGCAGCGTGCCCATCTCCTGAGTATTCACCAGTGTTGCTGATCGATAGCCGGTCGTTCCATCATCGCCATTGGAAGCGCGTAGAAAATATTGTCCGTTATCATCGATGCGCAAGGCATCTTCAACGCGCTGCCCATCCCGGTCGGTATAGTTTGCTGTTACATTGAGAGGATCGAGCGTAATGGTAGAGGTACCATCTACGGTGGTGCGCTCGGTTGTGATGGCTTTTTCCGGGGAAACGATGGGTGTATCCGTGGTGGCATTGGCAATGACCCGAGGCCGGCTGGCAGTGACACTCGCGGGCTCAACCACATAATAGCGTCCCGACTGCTCAAGGTAGTACTGACCATTGCTGGACTGTGTAAGCGTGGCATTCTTGAAGGATGTCGTATTGCCATCGGCATCAAGATAGCGATGCTGTGCATTATCGATCGGCTGGCTATCAATCTCGATGACTGGCTGGGTTGGTGGCGCTGAAGCGGGTTGATCCGAGCTGGCCCTGACGATATAGCCATCAAACGTGCTCTCGACAGTCGCTGAGTAGAACTTGCCAGTAGTGCTTGTTAGATAATAGTCATCGCCTACCCGGCTCAGGGTCGCACCGTTGACGGGTTGCCCTGAACTGTCGAAATAATCGACATCGTCATTGTTGAACGCCACACCATTGATGGTTGTGGTCGGTGAGGGCGGCCATATGGCGTCATTGCTTTTTAGCTGTGCATCAATGGCGGCCGGTCGGGTGGTTACGCTGGCCGGATAATAGCCAGCCTCGGGGCCACTGCCATTTTTAATGAAATAGTTACTGCCCGTAGCGACCAGTTGGCTTTCACCCCCAAATGTATTGCCTTGACGATCACGAAGAACGCTGTCCACGTCTTCGATCTGATAGTCCTGATAGCGTGTCACTGGCGCATAGAGCTGTTGACCGACATCAATACGGACCTGGCTGGTGTCGGTCGCAGTATCGTGTGACGCCGTAACACTGGAAGCGAAATAAACGGTATTGCCGTCACTATCTTCTGCACGTGTATACCAGTTGGCGGGGTAACCGGTTGATGCGGGAGCGGCCTGCATCAGTGTTGGATTGCTATAACCGGCCGGCAAAATAAAATCACCACTACTGACGGCGATATCCTGTGCGCGACCCGTGACGATATTGATATCGGTCACCACGCCGCTGATGCCGGCGACGGTGAAATCAGTTAAACCAAGTTCATCAACGCTGAAGCCGGGGCGGTTGAGATCCACCCCCAGGGTTTCTCCGTCATTGGCGCCTACCTGTACGCTGACCATACCGGCCGAGCCGTCGAGTAGATTGATGCCGTTAAACTGTGCCTGGGTGTTGAGCCGATCAATCTCTTTTAAATTAAGGTTGATTTCCTGCTGGATGGTGTCCTGATCGACCAGCGTAAGCGCACCATTAAGTCCCTGTACGGTGAGTTCGCGAATACGCTGCAAGCGATCGTTAACCTGAGAGAGCGCACCTTCAGCCGTCAGAGCCATGGAGGCGCCATCATTGGTGTTGCGCTGCGCCTGCTCTGTACCGCGGACCTGAGCTTCCATCCGATTGCCAATCGCAAGCCCTGCGGCATCATCACGTACGGAATTGACACGCTGGCCGCTGGATAACCGTTCGATGGCCTGATTGAGAGAGCGCTGGCTTTTGTTCAGCTTTTGATTGATGGAAAGCGATGTCGAAGATGATATAGAGAACATGGACGCTATCAAATACAAAAATTGAGATTGTATATCGGCCGATCGGGGAATATATTAAATAATTAGGCGCGGACTGAAAGTCTGACTTTAAATTTTTTTAAAAGCTATTTTGGTTGGCTATTTAATTCAGGTTGGTATTGTAATTTTATTTTAATAAAACAAACAGCTCGCTACGATAATTATCACACCCTTGGTAAGACGCTGATGGCAATTCGATTGCACAGTAAAGCTCTTCAGTTCACGCTACCATTGTCTAGAGCAGAAAATGACCCTAGGTTCTGTTTGAAAAGTCATGACTGCTGCGCTGCTTCTGTTCACCGAGCAGGAGTCTGTCATGGCAGGTTGTTACGAGCTTTCTGGCCAGCGCTGGCACATGATCGAGGATATCGTTTCTACCCCGCGCCGGAATGACCGGCAGATGCTCAACGGCGTTCTGTGGAGTCTCTGCTAGGAGCGCAGTGGGGTAATCTCCACGAGCGTTCCGGACCATGGAAGACGGTTTATCAGCGCTTTCGACAATAGCAGTGATAACTGCGCCTTCGACCAGATTCTGGTGCGGCTACATCTTCGTCTACGAGAAGACGTTTATATGGATCTCGGCATCTGGATGGTGGATTCAACCTCCATCAGAGCGACCCGGTCGGCCTGAGGTGCCGGTAAAAAGGGAGATCGATATAACCGCTGGATCATGCCTTCGGCCGCAGCCGGGGCGGGCTGACAACGAAAATACACCTGCTGTGCGATAGCCATGGGCTTCCAATCACCTCCTCTTTATCAGCAGATCAGCGCGCTGACTCGACGCAATTGACTGGGCTACTGGAGCAGGTCCGGTTGCCGGGTCGTTCCGGCCGTCCTCGCAAGCGCAGCCGCTATCTCGTGGCGGACAAGGGCTACGATAGTGAGGCATTGCGACGCTACTGCACGCGTTACGGCATGCGCCCGATCATTCCCCGCCGCCGTATGCATCGCCGGCCGCGCCCGGGGTTACCGCATCAGTTCGACCGGCCAAAATATCGTCAGCGCAATGTGTTAGAGCGGCTGTTTGGTTGGCTCAAGGAAAAGCGCCGGCTGAATACCCGTTACGACAAGCTGGCAAGCAGCTTCAGGGCCATGGTGACACAGGCCTGTATCGAGCGCTGCATGAGAGCCGACTTTTCAGACAGAACCTAATCTATCAATTTGTATTAAGGTTTAAAAAGTTATCTTTTAGCTTACTTCCCATGATGCCAGGAAAAGGATGAAGGCCGCTAAGGGGATTTCCAAATGCTTGTTTGTTCCAGTTAAGTAATCTGTAGTGAAATTTTCTTCTTAAGTTAAGTTCTTTATTTAGTTTGCTTTCCATTAATATACTGCCATTCCCTCGAAAGTAAAAGTCTTCGAGCATCATTCCAATCCACCCTAGTCCTGATATTTCAACCCCATCTATTGACTTATTAATAGAGATGTTGTTTTTGTTTTGTGACAAACAGTTTTCAATGGTTAATCCATAGTCATAGCTGTAAGAGTTTTTTTGGGGGTTGTAATGGCTGACTTCTTTTGTTATTTCGCTGCAAATTTTTCTGTAAAGAGTGTAGAAGTCTTTTATTACCCCTTCATGTAAATTCGAAATTTCAGCCTGTTTAACAGGAAAGGGTTTTTGTTTTTCCCTGATGTCTTCGACTTCTTTAAATGCTGGGTATTCTTCCGAATTGGTTTTTACCCCTCCATTAACGGCTAGTTTCAATGAGTGAGAAAAGGAGTGTCCTCGCAATAGAACTCCCTGCAAAGAAATATTTTTTGATAATATTTGCCCGATTAGCTGTATGATTCTGAATTGCATAAATTCTGCTGATATCAATAGGGATTGATGTCTGTTAGGGTATCCTTTATGCATCTGTTTCTTCTTTTCTTTTTGTCTTATGAATAAGAAATCTTTTTCAGGATTTAGAGTAAAATATCCGATTTCTTGAAGTAAGCTTTCATTGAGCAGCATAGGGTCATGAACGAATAGCGTTTTTCCATGCTGATGGTTGCTTGTAAATTTACTGTATCGAGACAGAAATTCATCTCCAAGACAAAACTCATTGTCGAAAACAAAAATTATATCAAGATCAGATATCCCTGGCGTTTTTATGTTACCGTTTCGTATTATCTCTTTTGGTTGAAGAGTGTCAGGAATTTCTCTTTCGATAAAAAGATTAATCTCTTTTAATGCTTCATCGTACTCTTCGATGCCGATCATTATTTAAATGCTCCGTTGATTAGGAAATCAGCTTCTATTTTGTGAGTAATTTCTCTTCTGACAACGTCCTCAAGTATTTCAGAACCTACCTTGGAGAACGTCGTTAAAATGTCTTGCGAAATAAAAACAGGGTGTTTCGGCTGCCTATATTTCCAAATTTCTCTTATTTCAGATGCTTTAGTAAGAGCTTTTTTCTGATTTTTTGTTAATATCTTGTTTATTTTTTTAGTTAGGATGGATCGCTTATCTGAAAAATCATTTGTAATTACTTCATAGTGAAGTAGATTGATCATAAAGAATCTGCTTATTATATTTTTTAGTTCATAAGCGCTTCTTATTTCATTGTTTGTGTCTAAGTTTTTAAAAAATAAGCATAGTTCTGACAGCGTTAAAAAAGCTTCGTCAAGTGAGTTTCTTGGGGTAGATGAAACCTCTATCTCTTTTTTTGAGAAATTAACGCCTTTCGCCAGAACTTTCAAAGGCATATTGGCTTCTGGATAATAGTTTTTAAGATCGAACTCATGGTTAATGAAGCATCCATGATGCCCTAACGGGTCGATATCAAGTATTATTTTGTTGATGTTGGATATTTTTTTGCGCACCCGAGATATACTTTCTTCAGTGGCCAAGGCCTCGTTTTTTATAAATAAAGAAATATCTACATCACTAAATTCCGTATACCTACGATCTGCCATACTTCCATGAAGTATGGCGTCAAAAAGAGTTTCATCCACCTCTTCTTGAATAAGATCAAATTTTTCTTTGTAAGCTTTGTTCCAACTGTAACTATTTATGGACGGTATTTTAAAATTTACCGTTGCCATATCGCTTTGGAGCTTAAGGTCAAATAGTTCTTTAATGTGTTTAAAATTTTCTTTAGAAATATTGTTAATTTTTTTAATTTCTTCAGAGCATGTGTTTTCTGAGGTGACTTTTTTTATTAGAGCTTGCCGTCTAATTTTTTGTATAATGCTTATTTTTCTTTCTTTGTTTGTTTTTGAGGCGTCAAAAAGTTTATCTCTAGTCTCAATTATTTTGTTTTCTATGCTTTTGTGGGTTGAAGCATTTTTATTATGAATATTTCCATATATTGAAAATAGTCTTTTTATTTTTATGTCGTTTTCGCCTTCGGAAATATTTTTATGCCATAGCGTTTCAGCCTGAGTGCTTGGCCAAGTTACAAAACCTATGCGTCCGGTATGTTTGAAGCTATAGCCGTTTAGGCGCGCCATCACGTAAAGCCATATGTCGTCTGCGTCTGAACAGGCTTCTTTGAAGATTGATTCGTTTGATACATCTTTATGGAAGCAGTTTGGCGGATAAAGTACCCCTGCACCACTTGTTGGGAAATTAAGTGCATCTGCATCGAATGCACGAGTTGAATTCCACTCCCACTCCTTATAAGGAAGAATCTCTAATTCCTTGTTCATCTGAATCTTGTGAATCCGGTGTGCGGCAATTTCTTTTTTGCCCGGCTGGGTGGCTTCTACGAGTTCTTCAAGCCAGGTTGGCGGATAATAGATATCATCGTCAGCCGTAGCGATGTAGGCTTCGGGCCATTCTTTAAGTGTTGGCACAATTTTTTTGTAGGATCGAATATCTTCACAGTAGTGAACTTCAAGACCGCTACTAGCCACTAATGACAAAACATTTTCAGGCAACTTTTCCCTATCGTCCTGTGCAATCCATAAAACAACCCGGTCAGGCGCTACCGTTTGGGTCAGTAAACTTTGTAGTGTTGCCCATAGTGTTGAAAAGCGCCCTGGATAAGAAGTGAGGGATACTATTAAATCGCCTGGCAAACCATGAAAGCGTGGTTTGACGGGACGATTAGCCAGCATCATGGCTTGTACCATTGGCTGCCACTGAGTGTCTGCCGACATCAGAGCGCTACCTGCCTCTTTTTCTACGGTATCCAGATATTGCTGCTGTTCAGCAGGGCCAGCCAGCAAAGAACAGGCCGCGTCTTGAAGACCGTAAACAGTGTGGAGGAGGAAGGACAGCTTGGTTGCCTGCCGGTGGTCAAGTGCTGCCATTCTTCCGTGGTCGGGCAGCAGTAGCGCCTGTGCGGAAAGCAATTCAGAAGATGGCTGCCCACTATTGTTCAAGCTCGCCGGCATAAGGCTGCGATGCTTGAGATCATGCAACCGATAGAATCGAAATCCATTATGGCTGGCCCAACGTTGAACTTCGTCCAGATTGGGCTGACGTTCATGTGTGGGTTGAAAGGCCACATTGATTTGAATAAGCAGGCTGGATTTTAATGATTGTTGGCCATGCTCAAGTATGGTCGCGCTGTCGCTCAACTCATCTATTACCAGCCAATCCAGACTTGGCAAGCCATCAATATTATCCAGCGCTACCGTATTGAAGGGGAGTCGCGCCAGCACACGCCGACCATCTGTTTCCGTACTTACGGCCAATGGTTCAAGCAGACTGCTCATGGCAGGATCCAGTGTAGCCTTCAACGTCGTTGACTGACCATCGCCAAGACTATTGTTGGCGTAGTAGTGAATACCTTCCCTGCTCGAAGCTGGATTTTTTGTTTCACGACTGGCTGGATCAAAGACCACCAGTTCAAGAGTTTCCTTGCTCAAAAGCTCTTCGATAACAGGATTGCCCAGCAGGCGAGCGCCGTTATCGATTGCAACAATCTTTCCTTGTAACGGCCAGCTGAAATCAGCTTTTATGTTGTTTTGAAATGAGGGCTGATCGACTTCAACCGCTGTTATGCTGTCTTCAAAATAGGCTTTGCCCTGCTGATCCAGTGTCAGCGCTGCGGCACTGTTGCCTTCACAATAACGTTGCCAGATAGCGCGCATGGCCGTTGAAAAGTGTTTTCCGAATCGCTCAGCATCGCATGTTGGGGATTGAATCAAAAATTGACGCAGACAGGCACGAATGACACTCAGGTTGGGGATATCCGAGGCCAGTTCGACAACACGCTGACGATATTCATCCCAGCTTTGGACCACAAGTTCCGGCATGCCTGCGTTGATTAGGTGAGTCGCCGAGTGCCGGCCTGCAAAGGTGGGCCCGGGCAGTGTGACGACAGGCACGCCCATCATGAAAGCTTCACAGGTCGTGAGCCCGCCCGAATAGGGCCAGGTATCGAGCGCAATATCAACCCGGTTATAGGCATCGAGCAGATCCTTGTGATTTGAAGGACCTTCAAGAATAAGTCGTTCTGCCTCGATGCCATGATTGCCCATAACGCGGTATATACGCTCGCAATATTCTGCGCTTTCGTATTGTCCGCTTTTCAAAAATAGTCGGCTATTGGGTAGCTCATTCATCAGCTTTGCCCATTCGCCTAGCAGTTCAGCATTGATCTTGGCAGGGTTGTTGAAACAACCCAGTGTGATATAGCCATTGCTCATGGCAGGAAGCGCTTTAATAGTAGGGGCGTTTTGGGCTGGAAAATAGCAGATATAATCATTCGGCAGTCGAATAAGCTTTTCGGTGTACCAATCATCGCTACCTTCAGGAGTTTCATGCTGGTCTGATATCAAGTAATCAAAACAGGGTAGGCCCATGGTATTGATTAGACCGCCAACCCATTTGACGATGAGTGGGGCAGGTTTAAGCGACATGGTCCGAAGCCGGCTCCCTTCCCCAAAGCCTGAAAGGTCGATCAGGATATCGATGCCGTCCTGATAAATACGCTCAGCCAGTGCGGTTTGATCAAGATGGCGTACCAAGTTCCATCGTGTAGCAACCTGCTTAAGTCGCTGAGTTAAAACATCATCTGCGTTATTGGTGCTGTAAAAATGAAGCTCAAAATCCGGCTGAAGATTTTCAAAGCCTGTCAGCACCATCTGACCAACCGGATGCATGCGAAACCCTGGTGATACCAGTCCGATACGAATGGTTTTGGTAGCGTCCGATAGGGCAGGCTGATGCGTAAACGCTGTTACCTCCTGATTGAAATGACTTTCCCATTCGCGAATAGTTCTGAAGATTTTTTCTGCGCTAACTTCAGGGTTGTAATGCATGCAAACCAGTAGGTTAGAAAAAGCAGTGTCGAAGTCCGGTTCCAGCGATAGCGCCTTGCGGAAAGCAGTCTCTGCTTCGTCAAACTGGCCAAGGTCTTTATAAAGATTGCCTATTTCGTTTTGGACAAAAGCGTTATCAGGTTCGCTTTTTAGCAATTCTGAAACAGTGTCGAAGGCTTTTTGATAATGGCGGCGCTTGGTATAAATATGACCTCGAATAAATAGGCAGGAATTAATACTATACCCTAGTGATTCAGCTTTTAATGCATGTTCAAGAGCATCGTCGTCTTGATCACTCTCAGTTAAAATTTCTGCAAAGGTGAAATGCCCTTGAGAAAAATTGGGCTCAAGTTTGATTGCTTTCTCTGCAAACTCTAGGGCCGCTAATGGTTCGCCAAGGTCATACCAGACTCGCGCCATAATGTGTTGAGTTTGGGCATCCTCAGCGTTGAGTTTGAGTGATTGCTCCAGTGCTTCCTTTGCGGATTCGATATCCCCATTTTTATGTAAACAACTACCCAATACTTTCCATCCGAAAGCGTCCTTTGGGTAACGCTGGGTCAGGGTCTCTGCGTAACGCTGAGCTTGGGCAAAATCATTGACGTTATAAAACGTCAGAAACTGTTTCTGCTCTTCCGGCGTGGCTGCTCTGAAAATGGGCTTTTTGCTTTTTTGGATCTGCCGCAGTTTACGCTTGCTCATGGAATGACTGACCTAGCTGAGAAAGTAGATATCTGCTGATTCTAGAGACTCTCTATATTGGTCAAAGCATGAATAGCGCATCCAGAAGGGGGCTAATCGTGACAGCAGATAGACCGGAACAGAAAAGGGCCGGCATAAGCCGGCCCTTTCCATTTGTTTCTGAAACCGTTAACGCAGCAGGGAGAGCACGCCCTGCGTGGTCTGGTTGGCCTGCGCCAGTACCGAGGTACCGGCCTGTTGCAAAATCTGCGCCTTGGACATGTTCGATACTTCGGTCGCGTAGTCGGCGTCCTCAATGCGAGAACGGGCAGCGCTCAGGTTAGTCGAGGTAGTGTTGATGTTTTCAATGGCCGACTCGAAACGGTTCTGAACGGCACCCAGATCGCTGCGATTGTTGTCGACTGACTTCAGCTTGTCATCCAGAGTTTGCAGAGCCCCGGAGCTCAAGACATCAAAGCCCTGGGTTTCAACTTTCCGATCAGCTGCAGTGATGTTGGCATTGCCAGCTCCGCTGGATGCGGTAGTCGTGTACATGTTCCAGCCTGATCCTCCAGTGCTGCCTACGGCACCTTCGGACTGACCGATTTTGATGCTGATGGTTTCGCCATCGTTAGCGCCGACCTGAATGCTGAAGGAAGTACCAGTACTGCCCGCACTAAAGACATCCGTACCATTGAAAGAAGTATCGGTAGTCACGCGGTTGATCTCTTCCAGACGCTGGTTGACTTCCTTCTGGATGGAGTCGATGTCGCTGGCAGAGTTGGTACCGTTCTGGGCCTGAACGGTCAGTTCACGAATACGCTGCAGGTTGTCGTTGACCTGATCGAGTGCACCTTCGGCCGTCTGGGCCAGTGAGATGCCGTCGTT contains:
- a CDS encoding flagellin N-terminal helical domain-containing protein; translated protein: MFSISSSTSLSINQKLNKSQRSLNQAIERLSSGQRVNSVRDDAAGLAIGNRMEAQVRGTEQAQRNTNDGASMALTAEGALSQVNDRLQRIRELTVQGLNGALTLVDQDTIQQEINLNLKEIDRLNTQAQFNGINLLDGSAGMVSVQVGANDGETLGVDLNRPGFSVDELGLTDFTVAGISGVVTDINIVTGRAQDIAVSSGDFILPAGYSNPTLMQAAPASTGYPANWYTRAEDSDGNTVYFASSVTASHDTATDTSQVRIDVGQQLYAPVTRYQDYQIEDVDSVLRDRQGNTFGGESQLVATGSNYFIKNGSGPEAGYYPASVTTRPAAIDAQLKSNDAIWPPSPTTTINGVAFNNDDVDYFDSSGQPVNGATLSRVGDDYYLTSTTGKFYSATVESTFDGYIVRASSDQPASAPPTQPVIEIDSQPIDNAQHRYLDADGNTTSFKNATLTQSSNGQYYLEQSGRYYVVEPASVTASRPRVIANATTDTPIVSPEKAITTERTTVDGTSTITLDPLNVTANYTDRDGQRVEDALRIDDNGQYFLRASNGDDGTTGYRSATLVNTQEMGTLLKTRTGSGDLIIYYRMNIQASTDVPNTHSTVELTEINPEIRLRTPDDPLAALDRAIARVDDKRSTLGATQNRMNAIIDQQGNTVSALRDARSRIMDADYAVEVSNMSRAQITQQAGMAVLTQANQQLDSVLALLR
- a CDS encoding O-linked N-acetylglucosamine transferase, SPINDLY family protein; its protein translation is MSKRKLRQIQKSKKPIFRAATPEEQKQFLTFYNVNDFAQAQRYAETLTQRYPKDAFGWKVLGSCLHKNGDIESAKEALEQSLKLNAEDAQTQHIMARVWYDLGEPLAALEFAEKAIKLEPNFSQGHFTFAEILTESDQDDDALEHALKAESLGYSINSCLFIRGHIYTKRRHYQKAFDTVSELLKSEPDNAFVQNEIGNLYKDLGQFDEAETAFRKALSLEPDFDTAFSNLLVCMHYNPEVSAEKIFRTIREWESHFNQEVTAFTHQPALSDATKTIRIGLVSPGFRMHPVGQMVLTGFENLQPDFELHFYSTNNADDVLTQRLKQVATRWNLVRHLDQTALAERIYQDGIDILIDLSGFGEGSRLRTMSLKPAPLIVKWVGGLINTMGLPCFDYLISDQHETPEGSDDWYTEKLIRLPNDYICYFPAQNAPTIKALPAMSNGYITLGCFNNPAKINAELLGEWAKLMNELPNSRLFLKSGQYESAEYCERIYRVMGNHGIEAERLILEGPSNHKDLLDAYNRVDIALDTWPYSGGLTTCEAFMMGVPVVTLPGPTFAGRHSATHLINAGMPELVVQSWDEYRQRVVELASDIPNLSVIRACLRQFLIQSPTCDAERFGKHFSTAMRAIWQRYCEGNSAAALTLDQQGKAYFEDSITAVEVDQPSFQNNIKADFSWPLQGKIVAIDNGARLLGNPVIEELLSKETLELVVFDPASRETKNPASSREGIHYYANNSLGDGQSTTLKATLDPAMSSLLEPLAVSTETDGRRVLARLPFNTVALDNIDGLPSLDWLVIDELSDSATILEHGQQSLKSSLLIQINVAFQPTHERQPNLDEVQRWASHNGFRFYRLHDLKHRSLMPASLNNSGQPSSELLSAQALLLPDHGRMAALDHRQATKLSFLLHTVYGLQDAACSLLAGPAEQQQYLDTVEKEAGSALMSADTQWQPMVQAMMLANRPVKPRFHGLPGDLIVSLTSYPGRFSTLWATLQSLLTQTVAPDRVVLWIAQDDREKLPENVLSLVASSGLEVHYCEDIRSYKKIVPTLKEWPEAYIATADDDIYYPPTWLEELVEATQPGKKEIAAHRIHKIQMNKELEILPYKEWEWNSTRAFDADALNFPTSGAGVLYPPNCFHKDVSNESIFKEACSDADDIWLYVMARLNGYSFKHTGRIGFVTWPSTQAETLWHKNISEGENDIKIKRLFSIYGNIHNKNASTHKSIENKIIETRDKLFDASKTNKERKISIIQKIRRQALIKKVTSENTCSEEIKKINNISKENFKHIKELFDLKLQSDMATVNFKIPSINSYSWNKAYKEKFDLIQEEVDETLFDAILHGSMADRRYTEFSDVDISLFIKNEALATEESISRVRKKISNINKIILDIDPLGHHGCFINHEFDLKNYYPEANMPLKVLAKGVNFSKKEIEVSSTPRNSLDEAFLTLSELCLFFKNLDTNNEIRSAYELKNIISRFFMINLLHYEVITNDFSDKRSILTKKINKILTKNQKKALTKASEIREIWKYRQPKHPVFISQDILTTFSKVGSEILEDVVRREITHKIEADFLINGAFK
- a CDS encoding flagellin N-terminal helical domain-containing protein, coding for MAMVVNTNTLSLTAQQNLNKSQNSLNSAIERLSSGSRINSAKDDAAGQAIANRMTSQVTGLNQASRNANDGISLAQTAEGALDQVNDNLQRIRELTVQAQNGTNSASDIDSIQKEVNQRLEEINRVTTDTSFNGTDVFSAGSTGTSFSIQVGANDGETISIKIGQSEGAVGSTGGSGWNMYTTTASSGAGNANITAADRKVETQGFDVLSSGALQTLDDKLKSVDNNRSDLGAVQNRFESAIENINTTSTNLSAARSRIEDADYATEVSNMSKAQILQQAGTSVLAQANQTTQGVLSLLR